From a region of the Seleniivibrio woodruffii genome:
- a CDS encoding DUF1330 domain-containing protein — protein sequence MSYYIIFIKERLRDEAEIEEYRKLVPAAAEGRDMKRLALYGDIETLEGPEAKGVVLLEFKTKEEALDWYNSDEYKKARAHRFLGADYRVVMFEGA from the coding sequence ATGTCATACTACATTATATTTATCAAAGAAAGGCTCAGAGACGAGGCCGAGATTGAGGAATACAGAAAGCTGGTTCCTGCGGCGGCCGAAGGCAGAGACATGAAGAGGCTTGCCCTTTACGGGGATATAGAGACTCTGGAAGGGCCGGAAGCCAAGGGGGTTGTTCTTCTTGAGTTTAAGACCAAAGAGGAGGCTCTTGACTGGTATAACAGCGATGAATACAAAAAAGCCCGTGCCCACAGATTCTTAGGTGCGGATTATAGAGTTGTTATGTTCGAAGGCGCATAA
- a CDS encoding SDR family oxidoreductase: MYNFEGKKAFVTGGTKGMGRAIAMRLAELGAVVAVTAREIPADFPLKGVSADISEREGALKITEYVKSEFGSVDILVNNAGGSKSPMGGFAAQTDDEWQRMFEFNLFGAVRLDRALLPDMIKKGSGVIIHISSIQSHKPIYESTLAYAAAKAALNNYSKALSLEVGRHGLRVNVISPGFIETESAGTYINQIAQDKNITESEARQQIVDFIGGIPLGRTGSPEDVAELAVFLASDSAKWITGVEYRIDGGTIQTL, from the coding sequence ATGTATAATTTTGAAGGTAAAAAAGCGTTCGTAACCGGAGGCACAAAAGGCATGGGCAGGGCTATAGCTATGCGTCTGGCGGAGCTTGGGGCTGTTGTTGCTGTTACTGCCAGAGAGATCCCTGCGGATTTTCCGCTGAAGGGTGTTTCTGCCGATATTTCGGAGCGGGAAGGGGCATTGAAAATAACTGAATATGTGAAGAGTGAGTTCGGCTCAGTGGATATTCTGGTGAATAATGCCGGAGGGTCAAAATCTCCGATGGGAGGGTTTGCCGCCCAGACGGATGATGAATGGCAGAGGATGTTCGAGTTCAATCTTTTCGGCGCAGTCAGGCTGGACAGGGCTTTGCTGCCGGACATGATAAAAAAGGGCAGCGGGGTCATAATCCATATCTCGTCAATCCAGAGTCACAAACCCATATACGAATCCACTCTGGCCTATGCGGCGGCAAAGGCCGCCCTGAACAACTACAGTAAAGCGCTTTCTCTGGAAGTTGGCAGACACGGGTTGCGGGTTAATGTGATATCCCCCGGTTTCATAGAGACAGAATCCGCCGGAACATATATAAATCAGATAGCGCAAGATAAAAACATAACCGAATCTGAGGCCAGACAGCAGATTGTGGATTTCATCGGCGGGATTCCTCTCGGCAGAACAGGCAGTCCGGAAGATGTGGCCGAGCTGGCTGTGTTTCTGGCTTCGGACAGTGCGAAATGGATAACAGGGGTTGAATACCGCATTGACGGCGGAACCATACAGACATTATAG
- a CDS encoding winged helix-turn-helix transcriptional regulator: MSSTHDKVGYLPESKYVKITPDAAATGIQDAIRILEGRWKLLIIMNLFAYGTLRFSQLEKSIPDVTQKMLIQQLRALENDGIVSRIVYPQVPPKVEYSLTETGKELCPALDALLKWAAQRNPKSEYGHY, translated from the coding sequence ATGTCAAGTACACACGATAAAGTAGGGTACTTACCCGAAAGTAAGTATGTTAAGATAACACCCGATGCAGCGGCTACAGGTATTCAGGATGCCATCCGGATTCTGGAAGGAAGATGGAAACTGCTGATAATAATGAATCTGTTCGCATATGGAACACTAAGGTTCTCTCAGCTTGAAAAATCCATTCCGGATGTGACACAGAAAATGCTGATTCAGCAGCTGAGGGCTCTGGAAAACGACGGTATCGTCAGCAGAATAGTTTACCCGCAGGTTCCGCCGAAGGTTGAGTATTCGCTCACGGAAACAGGAAAAGAACTGTGTCCTGCACTGGATGCACTCCTGAAGTGGGCGGCACAGAGAAACCCAAAGTCGGAATACGGCCACTATTAG
- a CDS encoding Fic family protein: MLYVLLEKRIKILKKLGGLTKPAIYSSEWTDILTEEARNSVMIEGVYIPARDAEAVLVHKEQVKNPYAPKVQSYHNASITYYEQAYANRSNFSIGFRFEDFRKLNGLLVLDEMTYPGLRRDNNATNPEYGDLPDFAELPQLLDIYLVYINSRVDAYRTGRINLKDFIGFLAKQHGYFESVHPFEDGNGRSGRILTNYILIASGLPPIIMKGEEDSSEHYFSAIKEFKEQMGFTLTLPQSYHNIPDKLTEIVSEKMTSLFAELVCESLDMYLCRLLEAKKSYKLKPLGRFGLGLSLSNLKMLMDRRNFIAVMRNGEWMSHEDFDLRKDIL; the protein is encoded by the coding sequence ATGCTCTATGTATTACTTGAAAAACGAATAAAAATTCTGAAAAAACTCGGCGGGCTGACAAAACCTGCCATATACAGTTCCGAGTGGACGGATATCCTGACCGAAGAAGCCCGCAACTCGGTGATGATTGAGGGCGTTTATATCCCTGCCAGGGATGCCGAAGCGGTGCTGGTGCACAAGGAGCAGGTGAAAAATCCTTATGCTCCGAAGGTGCAGAGCTATCATAATGCATCGATAACGTATTATGAGCAGGCATATGCCAACAGAAGCAATTTCAGCATCGGATTCCGTTTTGAGGACTTCCGCAAACTGAACGGCCTTCTGGTGCTGGATGAAATGACCTATCCCGGCCTGAGAAGGGATAACAATGCAACTAATCCGGAATATGGGGATCTTCCTGATTTTGCGGAACTTCCTCAGCTGCTGGATATATATCTGGTGTACATCAATTCCCGTGTGGATGCCTACCGCACCGGACGGATAAACCTGAAAGATTTCATAGGATTTCTGGCAAAACAGCACGGCTATTTCGAGTCCGTTCATCCGTTTGAGGATGGAAACGGCCGTTCAGGCAGGATACTCACGAATTACATTCTTATCGCCAGCGGACTCCCGCCTATCATAATGAAAGGCGAAGAGGACAGCAGTGAGCATTATTTCTCTGCTATCAAAGAGTTTAAAGAGCAGATGGGGTTCACCCTCACTCTGCCTCAGTCATACCACAATATCCCCGACAAGCTGACGGAGATTGTTTCGGAAAAGATGACCTCGCTTTTTGCGGAGCTTGTCTGCGAAAGTCTGGATATGTACCTGTGCCGACTTCTGGAAGCTAAGAAGAGTTATAAGCTGAAACCGCTGGGGCGTTTCGGACTGGGGCTTTCGCTCTCCAATCTTAAGATGCTCATGGACAGGCGCAACTTCATTGCGGTTATGCGCAACGGCGAGTGGATGAGTCACGAAGATTTTGACCTGCGGAAAGATATCCTCTAG
- a CDS encoding DUF1566 domain-containing protein, with protein sequence MKHMILSLLVLVSVAACGGGSSSKDSDKDTNNPPQISGSPETFLKAGTAYTFTPAATDTDGDTVTFSITNKPDWASFDTSTGTLSGTPAQGFYRDIIITASDGEDTASLPAFEIAAAELLLLKTGQTGCWNSAGTSVSCASTYQDGESQTGAAPDFVTNTSDSTVTDNVNGMIWHNLATPTTQTYAAANTLCENSAIGSNTWRLPDISDIEMTADYGKSSAPYLNNSFTNYASGSYWTSRESYGTTGYFWVLNFGTGVQNTDIKDNYNYYRCVSGSNSTLGSFTRDSSNGIVYDSRTGLEWADQSLVSKTWTDALTYCGSLTYGGYSDWRLPNVRELNSISYRASASPAISTAFQYPANSFFWSSTTYQITKTSAWGVDFTTGKGMTSAKTGSGYLKCVRGGQ encoded by the coding sequence ATGAAACATATGATTTTATCACTGCTGGTGCTGGTTTCTGTTGCCGCATGCGGTGGCGGATCGTCCTCAAAGGACAGCGACAAGGACACAAACAACCCGCCGCAGATATCAGGCTCGCCGGAAACCTTTCTGAAAGCCGGAACAGCATACACTTTCACACCTGCCGCAACAGACACCGACGGGGATACTGTAACATTCAGCATAACCAATAAGCCTGACTGGGCATCGTTCGACACCTCAACGGGAACCTTATCAGGAACTCCCGCACAAGGCTTTTACAGAGACATAATAATAACCGCTTCCGACGGAGAGGACACGGCATCACTTCCTGCGTTCGAAATTGCCGCCGCCGAACTGCTCCTGCTTAAAACAGGACAGACCGGATGCTGGAACTCCGCAGGAACGTCCGTCTCCTGCGCAAGCACCTATCAGGACGGTGAAAGTCAAACCGGAGCCGCACCCGATTTTGTAACCAACACATCCGACAGCACCGTCACCGACAATGTTAACGGAATGATCTGGCACAACCTCGCCACCCCCACAACACAGACATACGCAGCGGCTAACACCCTCTGCGAAAACTCCGCCATAGGCAGTAATACATGGAGACTGCCCGACATCAGCGACATTGAGATGACCGCCGATTACGGAAAATCCTCCGCACCCTACCTCAACAACTCTTTCACAAACTACGCTTCGGGTTCATACTGGACATCCAGAGAGTCATACGGCACAACGGGCTATTTCTGGGTGCTTAACTTCGGAACAGGAGTACAGAATACCGATATCAAAGATAATTACAACTATTACAGATGTGTTTCAGGCAGTAATTCCACTCTGGGTTCATTCACCAGAGACTCTTCCAACGGAATAGTCTACGACTCCAGAACCGGGCTTGAATGGGCGGATCAGTCGCTGGTTTCAAAAACATGGACAGACGCACTTACATACTGCGGAAGTCTGACATACGGCGGTTATTCCGACTGGCGGCTTCCGAACGTAAGAGAGCTGAACTCGATATCATACAGAGCAAGCGCATCTCCCGCAATCAGCACGGCATTTCAGTATCCGGCAAACAGCTTTTTCTGGTCTTCAACAACTTATCAGATAACAAAAACGTCTGCATGGGGAGTTGATTTCACTACAGGAAAGGGAATGACCTCGGCCAAAACCGGCTCGGGCTATCTGAAGTGTGTCAGAGGCGGACAATAA